A stretch of Shinella zoogloeoides DNA encodes these proteins:
- a CDS encoding 16S rRNA (uracil(1498)-N(3))-methyltransferase, with protein MRANYRMQRLFVADALAAGVAFEAAKEHFHYLTNVLRMAEGDAVLLFNGRDGEWRAELSFPTRKRLLLTPVEQTRPQPEPSDLHYLFAPLKVGRLDYLVQKAVEMGAGILQPVMTQHVQGKITSLERLEANAVEAAEQCGILAIPRVASPRKLEDLLADWPRERRIVFCDEGHGSQNPLPALQGITERKLALLVGPEGGFSDEERALLRGLDFVTPIPLGPRILRADTAAVAAMAVIQAAIGDWT; from the coding sequence ATGCGCGCCAATTACCGGATGCAGCGCCTCTTCGTGGCGGACGCCCTCGCGGCGGGCGTGGCCTTCGAGGCCGCCAAGGAGCATTTCCATTACCTGACGAACGTGCTGCGCATGGCGGAAGGCGACGCGGTGCTGCTGTTCAACGGGCGTGATGGAGAATGGCGGGCCGAGCTTTCCTTCCCGACGCGCAAGCGCCTGCTGCTGACGCCCGTGGAACAGACCCGGCCGCAACCGGAACCCTCCGACCTACATTATCTCTTCGCACCGCTGAAGGTCGGCCGGCTCGACTATCTCGTGCAGAAGGCCGTGGAGATGGGGGCCGGCATCCTCCAGCCGGTCATGACGCAGCATGTGCAGGGCAAGATCACCAGCCTCGAGCGGCTGGAGGCCAATGCCGTCGAGGCCGCGGAGCAGTGCGGCATCCTCGCCATTCCGCGCGTCGCCTCGCCGCGCAAGCTGGAGGACCTGCTTGCAGACTGGCCGCGCGAGCGCCGCATCGTCTTCTGCGACGAGGGCCATGGCAGCCAGAATCCACTTCCGGCGCTGCAAGGGATAACGGAACGCAAGCTGGCCTTGCTGGTCGGCCCGGAAGGCGGCTTTTCCGACGAGGAGCGGGCGCTGCTGCGCGGTCTCGACTTCGTGACGCCCATTCCGCTCGGCCCGCGCATCCTGCGCGCCGACACGGCGGCGGTGGCGGCAATGGCGGTCATCCAGGCGGCCATAGGCGACTGGACCTGA